CAGTAATCATCATTCGACCTGCTTGGTGTTCCACCTCCTAAAAAATGCCCTAAGTCACCTAATCTCTTTTTTGCCCAAATTCCATCTTTTTCAAACTCCTTAAATCGAACCTTCGGCACTTTCTCGCCTTCTTGCGGAAAAAGGTTTTGCATCAAGCCTTTTTTTTGGTCTTTGAGTAAATCCAATTTTTGGTTGTTGCCTTCAATCAACTCGTCTAATGATAAAAGACAGGAAGCGATTCTTTGTTGTTCAGACTTGTTATTGACTATTGGTAATTGACAAGTAATGATTTGACTAGGATAAATGTGCTTTACAGTTGTTCCTGAAACTAGTTTAATAATTTCCTTTTTAGAATGATTTAGTAAATAGCTTAGAAAAATTGAATTAAAACTTTTTTTTGGTCTGAGAATATTCATATCTCCACCCAAAACAACATTATCAAGCATTATTGCTGAAGCTTTTGCTAATCCATCTGGTGTTACATCAGAACTCGGCATTAAAATATCTCCAACTTTACTTTTGAATCCGTCCCTTTTATTTGTTTTTGAATAAATAGTAGAAATTACTTCATTATACCTTGTGAACAACTCACCATAATGAATACAAGGAACAGAGCCATTTTCATCCATATCAGCTTTGGAGAATGTACCACCCCTGTACACATCACACATATCCGACACAGAAATAATATCCCAATTTTCTGAGAACTCAGGAAAACGCAATTCGGGTATTAGTTTTTTCTTCTTACTCATAAGCCGCTAGTCCTGAAATTTTACGCCCTTGGGCAAGTTTTTTTAATTGTGGCACCAAATCTTCCATTAATGCCAATTCTCTTACTCTGCGTTCTTTCCAATTCAAATCCAATGGAGCTAAAACGTCAGTGAGTTTTTCACCATCAAAAATCATTCGGCTCATTATCTTATCTATGAATTTTTTCAAGTCTGCCGTTTGAATGCCGTGTTTGTTTGCAATAGAAGCTATTTCCTTATTGTATTTATTGTCTTTGAAAGTGTCATAACCCTTGCGAAGCGTTTCAACATCTTGTCCGCTCTCCCAATCCAAACTATTGATGTACTCGGTTAAATCTTCTTCCTCATCCATTAAATTAGAATTTGATTTCAACAAGCTAATCACTTGTGATTTGGTCATTTTTTGCTTGGCAGGTTTCTTCTGTGTGCTGTCTGCAATTAGATTCATTATGTAGTCATAATCAATCACGGCAGAAGCAAACAATACAAATTCAAAATCGAGTTGTTGAATTTCGGGCGGAGCATTTTCACCTTCCTTTTGCTGTATCTCTC
This genomic interval from Bacteroidota bacterium contains the following:
- a CDS encoding restriction endonuclease subunit S, translated to MSKKKKLIPELRFPEFSENWDIISVSDMCDVYRGGTFSKADMDENGSVPCIHYGELFTRYNEVISTIYSKTNKRDGFKSKVGDILMPSSDVTPDGLAKASAIMLDNVVLGGDMNILRPKKSFNSIFLSYLLNHSKKEIIKLVSGTTVKHIYPSQIITCQLPIVNNKSEQQRIASCLLSLDELIEGNNQKLDLLKDQKKGLMQNLFPQEGEKVPKVRFKEFEKDGIWAKKRLGDLGHFLGGGTPSRSNDDYWTGNIPWISSSDIKEDDIHNISISQYINENAIIESATKIIPKGSILFVSRVGVGKLAINNEELCTSQDFTSFIPAGVLNLFIAYYYSANKNALESLSQGTSIKGFSKSDLEDSKILYPKNPKEQQKIAWCLSSLDELIKEQTEKIEQLKQHKKGLMQGLFPKMNE